The Sporosarcina luteola genome contains a region encoding:
- a CDS encoding HNH endonuclease: MKIFRTVGKGINQIGGGIAKGGVHIASSIVSTKFPKTGDYLKDVGNSVVDSSRHVIENTAHFADGTVNGIYGTITKNPKRMSEGWDDIKTSSVNTAKGIGGGLVYTGSALGQTFKGAALQDKELVVEGAKKVGKVAAVGVLGVSVFEMVTEQNTVQAEELLSRNGHLDESVHEITNVQFEKNVSIQEDGTAVEGVFPVFESNFDAVLPQDTYLMSDEVHIGIANMQLYEAIQQNPSLAVELGFDEQAIQSLQSSVTPEGYDWHHHEEPGRMQLVNEEEHGMTGHTGGRSIWGGGAEFR, translated from the coding sequence ATGAAGATATTTCGTACCGTTGGAAAGGGAATCAACCAAATTGGCGGCGGGATTGCCAAGGGAGGCGTACATATCGCTAGTTCCATTGTGTCCACTAAATTTCCGAAGACTGGTGATTATCTAAAGGATGTCGGAAACAGCGTAGTCGATTCTTCGCGCCATGTCATCGAGAATACCGCTCATTTTGCGGATGGAACAGTAAATGGTATATACGGGACCATTACTAAGAATCCGAAACGAATGAGTGAGGGCTGGGACGACATCAAAACTTCCTCCGTCAATACGGCGAAGGGAATTGGTGGGGGGCTCGTCTACACGGGATCAGCGCTAGGACAAACATTCAAGGGAGCTGCATTACAGGATAAAGAGCTAGTAGTGGAAGGGGCCAAAAAGGTCGGGAAGGTGGCGGCTGTCGGTGTACTTGGCGTTAGCGTCTTCGAAATGGTGACAGAACAAAACACCGTACAAGCGGAAGAGCTGCTTAGCCGAAATGGACACTTGGATGAATCAGTTCACGAAATCACAAATGTGCAATTTGAAAAGAATGTTTCTATCCAGGAAGATGGAACGGCAGTTGAAGGAGTCTTTCCGGTATTTGAATCTAATTTCGATGCCGTTCTCCCTCAAGATACTTACCTAATGTCAGACGAAGTTCATATCGGTATCGCCAACATGCAACTTTACGAAGCCATCCAACAAAATCCATCACTAGCAGTTGAGCTTGGATTTGACGAACAGGCTATCCAAAGCCTTCAATCCTCCGTTACTCCTGAAGGCTATGACTGGCATCACCATGAAGAGCCCGGCAGAATGCAACTTGTGAACGAAGAGGAGCATGGAATGACTGGCCATACTGGAGGAAGGTCCATATGGGGCGGAGGGGCGGAGTTTCGGTGA
- a CDS encoding competence protein ComK → MSFKNPHSSSRKIGVFPTTSSKNGECIWIFSHFFEADPVAKKNKNYVQQQNLHHLPGIPTNS, encoded by the coding sequence ATTTCTTTTAAAAACCCCCATTCCTCATCTCGGAAGATAGGCGTGTTTCCAACAACGTCTTCGAAAAATGGCGAATGCATCTGGATTTTCAGCCATTTTTTCGAAGCGGATCCCGTAGCGAAAAAAAACAAAAATTACGTTCAGCAACAAAACTTACATCATCTTCCCGGTATCCCTACAAACAGTTAA
- a CDS encoding right-handed parallel beta-helix repeat-containing protein, with protein MAIIQVSQGGASRYKTIQAAVMAALPGDTVEVDTGIYDEHVTIDKLLVLRSSEGASSSVCVTGSVRIATTEEVRIESIGIGGGTDPVDCGVHIESGDVTLHHCLFSEIQGVAMRVDAAAKVSVEHSTFQRNIQGIDVLGRLSLFECIVEDTIKTAQIHVRAGGEVAIASSGILSGQEEGLCLSETSRATITKSSFIGNRGVQLRLEQDSSIDVETTNFYVGHAQGIYCDQSTGVLKNCAFKNQRLEHVAVMNGSQIEVESSTFENGEVEGMNVSRSAVELADSLFKNQTGDHITCNEQSAVLMTKTEILSGKSRGIVSGHSTCTLIDCEVKYNQLTQLSAFHQSVLTIQDCEIESGNNKGVYATSSRVNILDSLISHHRGVQIFASDQSDVNLSATEVKSGDSAGISAKESELTAANCIIFGHKGSNVLVNGAAKAEITDCKISSGDKNGILAGPEVVVSLERTIVFNHKRAQVRATECAEVFITECEIYDGQSSGIEFSQVERTEVTETRVHGHLDDQIILQDCSNAVFTSVQVMNGTKAGLRLERSVPVLDGCSFKENRAGDLVRWDDSVPVLTNTDLQIPPITSKLGGSTGSASTVDTNTTDAMNVSMGALTGFIGLEDMKDKIQEFKNLAEINQFKLERGMKVNPMVAPHMVFQGNPGTGKTTVARLIGQIFKELGLLKTGHVIEVKREDLVGTHVGESEERTKVIIKEAMGGVLFIDEAYTLTGGGSSSRDFGKKVIETLLPAMENARGEFMVIVAGYTDEMDRFLASNPGLKDRFTERITFQDYTPDELLEIFLVQCVGSYALTAAAKQAVYEEFVERYRMRDETFSNARMVRMLYEQIGLAQSMRIAKMPREEWTEEVLTTFEEEDVVQAVSEREEKAFEVPIDEVLLAEKRAELHQFIGLDTVKAEIDEMIELMRYYRRENHSVDKLMNHTLLIGKPGTGKTEVGRVLAGIYQALGLLTRGDLIEVDRSDLVGSHIGETEKLTATQIERSMGSALFIDEAYTLASGGENDFGKKAVEVLLKKMSDLQGEFLVIAAGYEDEMNRFLDSNAGLRRRFGLTLHFEDYTPEELMEITELYIEGYGMTDEAKHALVHHYEEVYARRDSSFGNAGLAKKIAKEMTRKVDYRMAVASNEQEKPALEKEITTDDLVLLES; from the coding sequence GTGGCGATTATACAAGTATCTCAAGGCGGGGCATCTCGTTACAAAACGATTCAGGCTGCAGTAATGGCCGCGCTGCCAGGTGATACCGTGGAAGTGGATACGGGCATTTATGATGAACATGTAACAATCGATAAGCTGCTCGTTCTTCGAAGTTCAGAAGGTGCTTCAAGCTCAGTTTGTGTAACCGGAAGTGTTCGTATCGCGACAACTGAAGAAGTGCGTATCGAATCGATTGGTATTGGAGGAGGCACTGATCCAGTTGACTGTGGAGTACATATCGAATCAGGAGATGTAACGCTTCATCATTGTCTTTTCTCTGAGATTCAAGGAGTCGCTATGCGAGTGGATGCAGCTGCAAAAGTATCTGTAGAGCATTCGACATTCCAAAGAAATATACAGGGAATTGACGTTTTAGGGCGACTGTCTTTGTTTGAATGCATCGTGGAAGACACAATCAAGACTGCGCAAATTCATGTGCGCGCGGGGGGAGAAGTCGCGATCGCGAGTTCCGGAATTTTAAGTGGGCAAGAAGAAGGGCTTTGTTTGTCTGAAACGAGTCGAGCAACGATTACCAAAAGTTCATTCATCGGAAATCGTGGGGTTCAGCTCCGTTTGGAACAAGACAGTTCGATTGATGTAGAAACTACGAATTTTTACGTTGGACATGCCCAAGGGATTTATTGTGATCAATCGACGGGTGTTCTGAAAAATTGTGCTTTTAAAAACCAACGTCTCGAGCATGTGGCAGTTATGAATGGATCCCAAATTGAAGTCGAGTCGAGCACGTTTGAAAATGGTGAAGTTGAAGGAATGAACGTCAGTCGTTCAGCAGTTGAATTAGCAGACTCCCTCTTTAAAAATCAAACAGGTGACCACATTACGTGTAACGAACAGAGCGCCGTTTTGATGACGAAAACAGAGATTCTTTCGGGTAAGTCTAGAGGAATTGTGTCTGGACATTCGACTTGTACACTCATCGATTGTGAAGTGAAGTACAATCAGCTGACGCAACTCTCTGCGTTTCATCAAAGCGTGTTGACGATTCAGGATTGTGAAATTGAAAGTGGAAACAATAAAGGGGTTTACGCGACGAGTAGTCGAGTGAACATATTGGATTCACTGATTAGCCATCATCGTGGTGTACAGATTTTTGCTTCTGACCAATCTGACGTCAATTTGTCGGCGACGGAAGTGAAGAGTGGGGATAGTGCAGGGATATCCGCAAAAGAATCCGAGTTGACCGCAGCCAATTGCATTATCTTCGGTCATAAAGGATCGAATGTGTTAGTAAATGGTGCGGCGAAAGCGGAAATAACCGATTGTAAAATCTCGAGTGGCGATAAGAACGGCATACTTGCAGGTCCTGAAGTAGTAGTTTCATTGGAACGGACGATTGTGTTCAATCATAAGCGAGCGCAAGTACGCGCAACGGAATGTGCAGAAGTGTTTATAACGGAGTGCGAAATCTATGATGGTCAATCGTCAGGAATCGAATTCAGTCAGGTTGAGCGTACGGAAGTGACTGAAACGCGCGTACACGGCCATCTTGATGATCAAATCATCTTGCAAGATTGTTCGAATGCTGTATTCACTTCGGTGCAAGTGATGAATGGAACGAAGGCTGGCCTGCGACTCGAGCGTTCTGTTCCGGTTCTTGACGGTTGTTCATTTAAGGAAAACCGGGCAGGAGATTTAGTTCGTTGGGATGACAGCGTTCCTGTGCTGACGAATACGGACTTACAGATTCCGCCGATCACGAGTAAGTTGGGCGGCAGTACTGGAAGTGCCTCGACTGTAGACACAAATACTACGGATGCAATGAACGTTTCGATGGGTGCGTTGACCGGTTTTATTGGACTAGAAGATATGAAAGACAAAATCCAGGAGTTTAAAAACTTGGCGGAGATTAATCAATTCAAATTAGAGCGTGGCATGAAAGTGAACCCGATGGTAGCGCCCCATATGGTCTTTCAAGGGAATCCGGGTACTGGCAAAACGACGGTCGCTCGCCTGATCGGCCAGATTTTTAAGGAACTTGGTCTCTTGAAGACGGGGCACGTCATTGAAGTGAAGCGAGAGGATCTCGTTGGCACACATGTCGGTGAATCAGAAGAACGAACGAAAGTGATTATTAAGGAAGCAATGGGCGGCGTGCTCTTTATAGACGAAGCGTATACGCTTACAGGTGGGGGTAGCTCGAGTCGGGATTTCGGGAAGAAAGTCATTGAAACGTTGCTTCCTGCAATGGAAAATGCACGTGGTGAATTCATGGTCATCGTGGCAGGCTATACGGACGAGATGGATCGTTTCCTAGCGTCTAATCCGGGTTTGAAAGATCGTTTTACGGAAAGGATCACCTTCCAAGACTATACGCCGGATGAGTTATTGGAAATCTTCTTAGTCCAGTGTGTTGGGAGCTATGCGCTTACAGCGGCTGCGAAGCAAGCGGTGTATGAGGAGTTCGTGGAACGCTATCGTATGCGCGATGAAACGTTCAGTAACGCTCGAATGGTGCGAATGCTTTACGAACAGATCGGGCTTGCGCAGTCGATGAGAATTGCGAAAATGCCGCGCGAAGAATGGACGGAAGAGGTCTTGACAACGTTTGAAGAGGAAGACGTTGTCCAAGCGGTATCAGAGCGTGAAGAGAAGGCGTTTGAAGTGCCGATAGATGAGGTTTTACTTGCCGAGAAACGTGCGGAACTCCATCAGTTTATCGGTCTGGATACGGTGAAGGCTGAGATTGATGAGATGATTGAGTTAATGAGATATTACAGGCGCGAAAATCATTCTGTGGACAAATTGATGAATCACACGTTGTTGATCGGTAAACCGGGAACGGGTAAAACGGAAGTCGGCCGTGTGCTTGCAGGTATTTATCAAGCGCTAGGGTTGTTGACACGAGGCGATCTGATTGAAGTGGATCGTAGCGATTTAGTCGGCAGTCATATTGGTGAAACGGAGAAACTGACAGCCACGCAGATTGAACGATCGATGGGTAGTGCGTTGTTTATTGATGAAGCCTACACACTCGCGAGTGGTGGAGAGAATGACTTCGGGAAAAAAGCAGTGGAAGTGTTGCTGAAGAAAATGTCCGATCTCCAAGGCGAGTTTTTAGTAATTGCGGCAGGGTACGAAGATGAAATGAATCGTTTCCTGGATAGCAATGCTGGTCTCCGTCGACGTTTCGGACTAACACTCCATTTTGAAGATTATACACCAGAGGAATTAATGGAGATTACCGAGCTTTATATCGAAGGGTATGGAATGACAGATGAAGCGAAGCATGCGTTAGTGCATCATTATGAAGAGGTTTATGCACGTCGGGATAGTAGTTTCGGGAATGCGGGTCTCGCGAAAAAGATCGCGAAAGAAATGACGCGTAAAGTCGATTATCGAATGGCTGTGGCGAGCAATGAGCAGGAGAAACCTGCGTTGGAAAAAGAAATTACGACGGATGATTTAGTTTTGTTAGAGAGTTGA
- the aldA gene encoding aldehyde dehydrogenase: MISLQAFIDGEYVSHKQNKTIQVMNPATNEVIGVVPSLDKADVDHAVSSAVTAFSKWKKTPAIERARLVKQLLRLMQDESNMSAIGKMITLEMGKSYSSAKSEVFYAADLGEYQTEWARRIEGDVVESDNPNEKILSIREPLGAIGIIVPWNFPIYVLIRKMVPALIAGNTVVIKPSIKSPLSALELAKLIADTDIPKGVINIVTGEDSIVGEALTSSEKISMITFTGSTAVGKRIMEKCAQNMIKVSLELGGKAPAVVMEDADIDLAVQAIAGGRLANSGQVCNNTERLYVQKSIKEAFINRLVEEFSKTEFGDGLENPEIGMTCLVSSNDAKRVHGMVEEAVSEGAAVLCGGELVSEGSSFYPPTILDNCTQDMKIVREEIFGPVLPIVEFETLEEVIEYVNDSDYGLTSNVYSNNYRYIMELISNIECGEVYVNRQQGEAYQGYHSGWKKSGIGGDDGKHGFYEFTQVKTVYMKY; this comes from the coding sequence ATGATTTCATTGCAAGCATTCATTGACGGTGAATACGTTAGCCATAAACAAAATAAGACCATTCAAGTTATGAACCCTGCTACAAATGAAGTGATAGGGGTGGTGCCTTCATTAGATAAAGCGGATGTGGATCATGCCGTTTCATCGGCAGTGACAGCTTTTTCAAAATGGAAGAAGACACCGGCAATTGAGAGGGCTCGATTAGTTAAGCAGCTTTTACGTTTAATGCAAGATGAAAGCAATATGAGTGCGATTGGGAAAATGATCACTTTGGAGATGGGGAAAAGTTATTCCTCGGCGAAATCGGAAGTGTTTTATGCTGCTGATCTCGGGGAGTACCAAACAGAGTGGGCAAGGCGAATAGAAGGCGATGTCGTGGAAAGTGACAATCCCAATGAAAAAATCCTCTCTATACGAGAACCGTTAGGAGCAATTGGCATCATTGTGCCTTGGAATTTTCCGATTTATGTCCTCATACGAAAAATGGTGCCTGCATTAATTGCGGGAAATACGGTAGTCATTAAACCGAGTATAAAATCACCTTTATCCGCGTTAGAACTCGCGAAGTTGATTGCCGATACGGACATTCCGAAGGGTGTCATTAACATAGTGACAGGCGAGGACAGCATTGTTGGGGAAGCTCTCACTTCTTCAGAAAAGATCAGCATGATTACGTTCACTGGCAGCACAGCTGTCGGGAAACGGATTATGGAAAAATGTGCACAAAATATGATTAAAGTCTCTTTGGAACTGGGAGGGAAAGCGCCAGCGGTTGTGATGGAGGATGCGGATATCGATCTTGCCGTTCAAGCCATTGCAGGCGGGCGTTTGGCTAACTCGGGCCAAGTGTGCAACAACACGGAGAGACTCTACGTGCAGAAGTCCATAAAGGAAGCATTCATCAATCGACTCGTGGAGGAGTTCTCGAAAACGGAGTTTGGAGATGGCCTTGAAAACCCCGAAATCGGAATGACGTGTTTAGTGAGCTCGAATGATGCGAAAAGAGTCCATGGAATGGTTGAAGAAGCTGTTTCCGAAGGGGCTGCCGTTTTATGTGGCGGAGAATTAGTATCAGAGGGTAGTAGTTTTTATCCACCGACTATACTTGATAATTGTACGCAAGATATGAAAATTGTCAGAGAGGAAATATTCGGACCTGTCTTGCCGATAGTTGAATTTGAAACGTTGGAAGAAGTCATTGAATACGTGAATGACTCGGATTACGGACTCACGTCAAATGTGTATTCGAACAATTATCGCTACATTATGGAGTTGATTTCCAATATTGAGTGTGGCGAAGTCTATGTCAATCGTCAACAAGGTGAAGCGTATCAAGGATACCATTCGGGATGGAAGAAGTCCGGAATCGGTGGAGACGATGGGAAACATGGCTTTTATGAATTTACACAAGTGAAAACGGTTTACATGAAATACTGA